From Gemmatimonadota bacterium:
TTTCTGCGCCATGCCACTCGTGCATTGTCGATCGCTCTTGCTCCGCGCCGCGGGCCCAGCGCATCGGCGATCCTTTCACCGCTACGGATGGAGGGCTCTGCCTGGTGCCGACCCAGCCTCCTCACCCGGCCGCGGCGCTATTGGCGCGCCTGTCAGAGCCGGCCAAGGCGCTATCGCATGCGTGGCGTCAGTCGGCCGATATCGCAGGAAGACCGTCTGGCTTCTATTCGCGAGCCACAGTGTGTCACCGGAAATGCTGAACGCCTGACACAGGAACTGTGGTTGTCGCGGGTCCGACTCGGACAGAGCTTCCCCGAGGCACAATCCGCCAGGCATGAAGGTCGATCCGAGTTTCCAGCGTTCTAGTGCGTATCCCGTGTCATCCAGTCCGGCGGCAAGGCCAACCACCATTCCGTCTTCGCGTAGCCACAGCGTGTCAAGTGCACCAAGCGCGGGGAATACTTGAACCCACCGCCCGACTAGCGGGCTGACCGGTCGCGCCGGCTTGTGCGCCGGATCACACGAGATGGCACAGAGCACTAGCCACCGGCGGCGATTCGTGCGATTCGCATGGCCTCATCTCACCTTGCTGCCTAACGCATACACTACCACCGACTCCACGCCCTCGTTGCTCGTGTGCACGCCGGCCAGGTAGTCTCGCCCAACCTCAAACACTCGCACACGAGCGGGCACGACTGCCGTGGCCATGGCTGTACCTCCGACGTCGAACACGACGGCGGGTTCTGCTGTTGGGGTCTTCGTTGAATGCCATGACCCACATCTCGCCATCCGGACTGGTACAAACCGCGCAAATGCCGGTGCGAGCCGTGTTCGTAGCCCGATCTCGAACTCAGCCTCGATTCTCGCCCTTTCATCGCTCGTACTTGCTTCGCCGAGCGCCTCTACCTTCACTCTCGCAAGGATCGAGTCGGTATAGGGTCGCCGGTCGGTGGGCATTCTGGCCACACCCACGAACGTTCCAGCACCGTCATATCGTTTGATGACACCGTCTCCGGAATCACCGATCCACACTCGATCGGCGCTGCTACCGAGGACGAGCACAGGTCCCAGCGAGTATCGTGCGACACCCGTTCGCACGGGGCCTGACGAGAGCGCGTAGCTTAGCCACGAGGCACTCGGCCACTCGCCCATCCAGCGCACCTCTCCCGGGTCTCCAACTTGCAGAAGGCCGACGGCCGTCGTGTCGCGTACCGCTCTTCCGTAGGGCGGCGGCACGAACGGTCGAAACCCGGCTGGCACGACGAGCAGGGCACCGTTCGCGAGGCGCGCTACCGCACCAACTCCTCGGGCCGCGTTTCTGGCCCGCAGGAGCAAACGTCCCTTGAATCCCTCACGTACATCATAGACGTTCACGCGGCTCTGAGCGGGCGGTTGCTCGGCGACGAAAAGTGAGTCGCGAACGCGCCACAAAGCCGTCGCGTTCTCCAGTTCGCCCGGTCCGGCACCACGTCTGCCAATGCGCCTCATGAAGTCTCCATTCGACGCGTACACGCGCAGCTCTTGTGACGCGCCATCGAGCACAACCACTTCGCCGCCAGGGAGGCGTGTGACCCCGGCGATGCGATCGAAACGCTTCGCGTCGTCCGACTCATCACCAATGGTGAGCAACGGCTTGAGTGCGACGCGTCGATCGTCCAGGCCCCGTGGACCTTGACGATTCTGCGCACCGACGCTGGTGGTCAGGGAGAGCGCGAGCAACACGTGGAGCGCGTGACGATGCGGTCTTGCACCGGCCCTTCGGCGGAGTTGACCACGGGTCTCTTCAACTCGCCGTTGGCTCGTGGACGGACCGCGCAGGCACGCTGTTCGTGTCCGTCGCGCGTCAGGAGGCGATGGTGGAGAACGCAATAGGAATCAACGACGGCCCGCGAGTTCCGAGGAGTTGAGAGAGGACGCGACGCCGCGATGTACGCCGCTGAGCGAGACAAATGTCGGTGTACCAGTCACCAGTAAGCTGTCCGCCAATTCCGTCTGGAACAACAGTCGTTTTCGCGCATCTTCACCGGTCACACAAGCATCGAACTGTTCGCTTTCGGTAACGCCCGCCGCGCCCGCTTCACGGAGCCAGTCCTCATCCTTCTGCCAGAGATCTGTTTGCATCAGCTGCGCGTGAAGGCGCGGGAAGTGCCCGCTTGGCTCGGCGCAGATGGCGGCTCGCGCCGCACCCTCCGCATTGGGATGCGAAGGACCCGGATAGTGAAGGAGGGCTATTCCGACGCCCCTAGCGACCGCGGAGTCGATCGCCGCCTGCGAGGCTCGGCAGAAGGGACACTCATAGTCGGAGATCACGACCATCTCCACCCCTCCGCGCCCACTGAAGAGTCGTGATCCGGCCCGCTCAATCTCGCTCCAGTGCCGATTCGCCGCTCTGAAGGTCTTACGATCGCTCCAGTGGCGCACCCACCTAGCACGAACAAGCGATGACGGTTGCGCAATCAGGTACGCCGCCGCGATCAACAGCAGGACCGTCGTTATGTCGGCAATTCGCCTCACCGCTAAAGACTCCTTCGGCGCACGGGGCCGAACCCAAGGCGTCGCCAACGCGTCGTGCGCTGGGCTGCGATGGCACGAGGTCGCGGGATTGGGGAAAGGTGTCGCGACGTGGTGCGGAGGGGCGAGCGCTCCGTCCTTCACTACCCGCGCGCTCGCCACCTCATGGGATGTACTTGCTCAGCCCCATTCTGCATTGCGCCCACCGACCTGCGGGCAGCGCATGAGTCGGGGTCGCGTCGGCCTGGTGCGCTCTACTGAGGCAGGTCGCACACATTCCACGTGTAGCTGGTACCACTGCAATTGTAGGTGCAACTCTTACACTCTGTTCCACCTGTATTGTGACAGACTTGCGACCCGTTTGACAGGTGACTCGGACACCCGGCGGAGAACGCGGACGCCGGCGTGGCAGCGACTGCAACGGCGAAGACGGACGCAGACAATCTCAGCATCTTCATCCTCATGACATCCT
This genomic window contains:
- a CDS encoding thioredoxin domain-containing protein — translated: MRRIADITTVLLLIAAAYLIAQPSSLVRARWVRHWSDRKTFRAANRHWSEIERAGSRLFSGRGGVEMVVISDYECPFCRASQAAIDSAVARGVGIALLHYPGPSHPNAEGAARAAICAEPSGHFPRLHAQLMQTDLWQKDEDWLREAGAAGVTESEQFDACVTGEDARKRLLFQTELADSLLVTGTPTFVSLSGVHRGVASSLNSSELAGRR